A genomic region of Tepidisphaeraceae bacterium contains the following coding sequences:
- a CDS encoding HEAT repeat domain-containing protein, translating into MQLPHSAYICGRGDLWITHPDAPETPAVLQKAYDQQTHLVRETIEFIWWRRDDDGRFNPWIATRTAAGYEWITPTKRLPMPTDATLDWRRAIFWTDDAIIVPTATGVAIVRMTPEPVVEAITLLAPSAETTPLQRPQFATDGQGVLAWVPASGDVAPGTGVARYIDGKWSMLDESAWPASVVQLVPLIDGSVLRITTDGAKMTLSLVPLSANAVDEARVTALVEQLSEPDPRTRAAAFTELTRFGPGAWPVLERLRDEQPPEARLRIGQLLRDRAEPSLGGMTVVDGEMRVVSRDRTGGVVFYSDKGVSVPNAAGGSDVVSPAWISVRPGRAPELLPEAMIADLRPDRHVPEAYNNDWLVTDSVNGPRRYIGRRLTPLLRKDEREFDRLIGIDARGRWVFGRSTANNSATRPADAGALIIDPTLPDPTPRLPGWTIANTRAAGWTKEGWPAVDVDGKHYSLHERSWQRLDLKKDPLTVIQPPSPTTAPAPLTTKGETSYFDGVTAITVRTAKGAETSLPLPAEAQGTPPAYLAAVNDDVLMLMNTPGRIVRLKRTPAATAESSPTLEVGGIFTRKVPNGTIRRFWIDPAGRLCVAHDEAALTVFFPAGVIPPPIRRMMPIDELVDEE; encoded by the coding sequence GTGCAATTACCACACTCGGCATACATCTGCGGCCGAGGTGATCTGTGGATCACCCACCCCGATGCGCCCGAGACGCCCGCGGTGCTGCAGAAGGCTTACGACCAGCAGACCCACCTGGTCCGCGAGACGATCGAATTCATCTGGTGGCGCCGCGACGACGACGGCCGGTTCAACCCGTGGATCGCGACGCGCACCGCCGCCGGTTACGAGTGGATCACGCCCACCAAACGCCTGCCGATGCCGACCGACGCGACGCTCGACTGGCGGCGAGCCATCTTCTGGACCGACGACGCGATCATCGTCCCCACCGCTACCGGCGTCGCGATCGTGCGCATGACGCCGGAGCCCGTCGTCGAAGCGATCACCCTCCTCGCGCCAAGCGCAGAGACCACGCCGCTGCAGCGCCCGCAGTTCGCCACCGATGGACAAGGCGTGCTGGCGTGGGTTCCCGCAAGCGGGGATGTTGCGCCGGGCACCGGCGTTGCGCGTTACATCGACGGCAAGTGGAGCATGCTCGATGAAAGCGCCTGGCCGGCGAGCGTCGTGCAACTGGTTCCGTTGATCGACGGCAGCGTGCTGCGCATCACCACGGACGGGGCGAAGATGACGCTGTCGCTCGTGCCGCTGTCGGCCAACGCGGTCGACGAGGCACGCGTGACGGCGCTGGTCGAACAGCTCAGCGAGCCCGACCCCCGCACCCGGGCCGCGGCGTTCACCGAGCTGACCCGCTTCGGTCCCGGCGCATGGCCCGTGCTGGAACGGCTGCGCGACGAGCAACCGCCGGAAGCGCGACTGCGCATCGGCCAGTTGCTGCGCGACCGCGCCGAGCCGTCGCTTGGGGGCATGACCGTGGTGGATGGCGAGATGCGCGTCGTGTCGCGCGATCGCACGGGTGGCGTGGTCTTCTATTCCGATAAGGGCGTCTCCGTGCCAAACGCGGCCGGTGGGTCGGACGTCGTCTCGCCGGCCTGGATCTCGGTTCGTCCCGGTCGCGCGCCCGAGCTGCTGCCCGAGGCGATGATTGCCGACCTGCGGCCCGATCGCCACGTACCCGAGGCGTACAACAACGACTGGCTCGTCACCGATTCCGTGAACGGCCCGCGCCGGTATATCGGCCGGCGGTTGACGCCCCTGTTGCGCAAGGACGAGCGCGAATTCGATCGGTTGATCGGCATCGACGCGCGCGGTCGATGGGTGTTCGGGCGATCAACCGCCAACAACTCGGCCACGCGCCCCGCAGACGCTGGCGCGTTGATCATCGACCCGACCTTGCCCGACCCCACGCCCCGCCTGCCCGGCTGGACCATCGCCAATACCCGCGCCGCCGGCTGGACCAAGGAGGGTTGGCCAGCGGTGGATGTCGATGGCAAACACTACAGCCTGCACGAGCGCAGCTGGCAACGGTTGGACCTCAAGAAGGACCCCCTGACGGTCATTCAACCCCCGTCGCCCACGACTGCCCCCGCCCCGCTGACGACGAAGGGCGAAACGTCCTACTTCGACGGCGTCACGGCGATTACGGTGCGCACGGCGAAGGGCGCCGAGACATCGCTCCCCCTGCCCGCCGAGGCCCAAGGTACGCCCCCCGCTTATCTCGCAGCGGTGAACGACGACGTGCTGATGCTGATGAATACGCCGGGCCGAATCGTCCGCCTGAAGCGCACGCCCGCGGCCACCGCAGAAAGCAGCCCAACGCTTGAGGTCGGTGGCATCTTCACCCGCAAGGTGCCCAACGGCACCATCCGCCGATTCTGGATCGACCCCGCCGGCCGCCTGTGTGTCGCCCACGACGAAGCGGCGTTAACCGTCTTCTTCCCCGCCGGCGTCATCCCCCCACCGATTCGCAGGATGATGCCAATCGACGAGCTTGTGGATGAAGAATAA
- a CDS encoding glycosyltransferase family 39 protein encodes MTRATQLSPSSIQSPAPSLPWLQRVRRGQRALSPRWRSAGHYALLLLITLVGGSLRFYDLSVPPLWRDEAFTYWRVCGTYREMLDILRFDGFMPLHYELYFLISRHVPMTPTAMRFVPALAGTLTIPAIYWVARQLLTPRVALLAATMAAGSAFFMYYARDAKMYSHFWLCCTLSMGGLLWWLRTRSCTAWLSWIAASLAMLGLHALGLIVIGLQLLIFLTHRRAGLQPAMLLFVGIGIIVSGIGPYAAAFNRWQERIEQDGWQRSSGLAWIDAQISGDSSADLLEFALVQQVFTGNRREQRIDDPELSAGLRAVRWCAIGLPIAGLFPWPSRRRKRAPARERGWRTTLWLGAWIVVPVYAFYCISVPDFAWPGEAIRAVWHQWIWPWAIPLSIAAVAGFFCCSPSWRGRFAKVGQLLLVAAALWLLCVALAAAVEDRPRQPIWMTRYFSMMFPALLIAIAALLNRLPGPLAWLGVGLFIAANAPHFPSTWIDPKPGAPLAALARDVAAAQGDRSLRTYTLQPQSWRFAQHATFSTPESRYYLFRATGRQTTPRDFLTGDISAWCVVGANASMTRIARDVRNDRSIERVIVWEESSPSLHLAMQDMPLAGFALVSNSSVPFSPMSGAADSGAPWARREYARIEAP; translated from the coding sequence ATGACACGTGCCACGCAACTGTCACCGTCGTCGATCCAATCGCCTGCGCCCTCGTTGCCATGGCTCCAGCGTGTCAGGCGTGGCCAGCGGGCTCTCTCTCCTCGCTGGCGATCGGCCGGGCACTACGCGCTGTTGCTCCTCATCACGCTAGTCGGCGGCTCGCTGAGATTTTACGACCTGTCGGTGCCCCCGCTCTGGCGCGACGAGGCGTTCACCTATTGGCGCGTGTGCGGCACGTACCGCGAGATGCTCGACATCCTGCGGTTCGACGGCTTCATGCCGCTTCACTACGAGCTGTACTTCCTCATCAGCCGACACGTGCCGATGACGCCCACGGCGATGCGGTTCGTGCCGGCGTTGGCGGGGACGCTGACGATCCCGGCGATCTACTGGGTCGCGCGACAGCTGTTGACGCCGCGCGTCGCCCTCCTGGCCGCCACGATGGCGGCGGGGTCGGCGTTCTTCATGTACTACGCGCGCGACGCGAAGATGTACTCGCACTTCTGGCTCTGTTGCACGCTCAGCATGGGCGGCCTGCTCTGGTGGCTGCGCACCCGAAGCTGCACCGCCTGGCTCTCGTGGATCGCCGCCTCCCTGGCAATGCTCGGGCTGCACGCGCTGGGCCTGATCGTGATCGGCCTGCAACTGTTGATCTTCTTGACGCACCGCCGGGCGGGCTTGCAACCGGCGATGCTGCTCTTCGTCGGTATCGGCATCATCGTCAGTGGCATCGGGCCCTACGCCGCCGCCTTCAACCGATGGCAGGAACGGATCGAGCAGGACGGATGGCAGCGCAGCAGCGGGCTCGCGTGGATCGACGCGCAGATCAGTGGCGACAGCAGCGCGGACCTGCTGGAGTTCGCGCTGGTGCAACAGGTGTTCACCGGGAACCGCCGCGAGCAACGCATCGACGATCCGGAGCTGAGCGCGGGCCTGCGTGCCGTGCGCTGGTGTGCGATCGGACTGCCGATCGCCGGGTTGTTTCCGTGGCCATCGCGGCGCCGAAAGCGTGCACCGGCACGCGAGCGGGGCTGGCGAACCACGCTGTGGCTCGGCGCGTGGATCGTCGTGCCGGTGTACGCGTTCTACTGCATCTCCGTGCCGGACTTCGCCTGGCCCGGCGAAGCGATACGTGCAGTATGGCACCAGTGGATCTGGCCGTGGGCGATTCCGCTGTCCATCGCAGCGGTCGCGGGCTTCTTCTGTTGCAGCCCAAGCTGGCGCGGTCGATTTGCCAAGGTCGGCCAGCTCCTGCTGGTCGCGGCGGCATTGTGGCTGCTGTGTGTGGCGCTCGCCGCCGCGGTCGAGGATCGGCCGCGACAGCCGATCTGGATGACGCGGTACTTCAGCATGATGTTCCCGGCACTGCTGATCGCGATCGCGGCGCTGCTCAACCGGTTGCCCGGGCCGCTCGCGTGGCTCGGCGTCGGCCTGTTCATCGCGGCGAACGCGCCGCACTTCCCGAGCACGTGGATTGACCCCAAACCCGGCGCGCCACTGGCCGCTTTGGCTCGCGACGTCGCGGCGGCGCAGGGCGACCGTTCCCTGCGAACCTACACGCTGCAGCCGCAATCCTGGCGCTTCGCGCAGCACGCCACGTTTAGCACGCCCGAGAGCCGGTATTACCTGTTCCGTGCCACCGGCCGTCAGACCACGCCGCGCGATTTTTTGACCGGCGACATCAGCGCCTGGTGCGTTGTCGGCGCCAACGCGTCGATGACAAGGATCGCCCGAGACGTACGCAACGATCGCTCGATCGAACGGGTCATCGTCTGGGAGGAATCGTCGCCGTCTCTACACCTCGCTATGCAGGACATGCCACTGGCGGGCTTCGCGCTCGTGTCCAATTCGTCCGTCCCCTTCAGCCCCATGTCCGGCGCAGCCGACAGCGGCGCGCCCTGGGCGCGTCGGGAGTACGCGCGGATCGAAGCGCCCTAG
- a CDS encoding RsmE family RNA methyltransferase: MPRRFHVANLSVGANALDSTQSRHARDVLRLSAGTPVELFDDAGRSGAGDITATDPVVIVHVAAVDEPDSNALQLIVASAVPKANRADWLVEKLSELGVDTFIPLAAARSVVLPEGRGKSDRWQRISAEAAKQSHRSGVMTIEPLTSVAEVLKRLTGPAWCLSTEPGTVPVATALQTLPRLPGTTLTLFIGPEGGWTDGELAAFAAAGVQPIRLTASILRIETAAIAAAAVVMTAGG, translated from the coding sequence ATGCCACGCCGCTTTCATGTCGCAAACCTGTCGGTCGGCGCCAACGCGCTCGACTCCACGCAGTCGCGCCACGCGCGCGACGTGTTGCGGCTATCGGCCGGTACCCCGGTCGAACTGTTTGATGATGCCGGTCGCAGTGGTGCCGGAGACATTACAGCGACCGACCCCGTGGTCATCGTGCACGTCGCAGCGGTCGATGAACCGGATTCGAACGCGCTTCAACTCATCGTCGCCTCGGCGGTGCCGAAGGCGAACCGGGCGGATTGGCTGGTCGAGAAGCTGTCGGAACTTGGCGTCGACACGTTCATCCCACTGGCTGCCGCCCGCAGTGTCGTGCTGCCCGAGGGGCGCGGCAAGAGCGACCGCTGGCAACGCATCAGCGCCGAGGCGGCGAAGCAATCGCACCGCAGTGGCGTGATGACGATCGAACCATTGACGAGCGTCGCCGAGGTGTTGAAGCGTCTGACGGGTCCGGCTTGGTGTCTATCGACCGAGCCCGGCACGGTTCCCGTCGCGACGGCGCTACAAACACTACCGCGGCTGCCCGGCACGACGCTCACGCTGTTCATTGGCCCTGAGGGAGGTTGGACGGACGGCGAACTGGCCGCGTTCGCCGCGGCGGGCGTGCAGCCGATCCGGTTGACGGCGAGCATCCTGCGCATCGAAACCGCCGCGATCGCCGCGGCGGCGGTGGTAATGACCGCGGGTGGGTGA
- the rplT gene encoding 50S ribosomal protein L20: MPRSTGGPTHARKRKRVLKKARGFVSGPGTLYRQALEFTRRAGAYATRDRKQRKRHFRTLWITRLNAALKERGVSYNRFIPAAAVAGVTLNRKMLSDLAISDPAAFDAIVELVRPHLVTISPKAAA; this comes from the coding sequence ATGCCTCGTTCAACGGGTGGTCCCACCCACGCTCGCAAGCGTAAACGTGTATTGAAGAAGGCCCGCGGTTTCGTGAGCGGACCGGGAACGCTGTACCGCCAGGCGCTGGAGTTCACGCGCAGGGCCGGTGCATACGCGACCCGTGACCGCAAGCAGCGGAAGCGTCACTTCCGCACCCTCTGGATCACGCGTCTGAACGCGGCCCTGAAGGAACGCGGCGTCAGCTACAACCGCTTCATCCCCGCCGCCGCCGTCGCGGGTGTGACGCTGAACCGTAAGATGCTGTCCGACCTGGCGATTTCGGACCCGGCCGCGTTCGACGCGATCGTGGAACTGGTTCGCCCGCACTTGGTCACCATCAGCCCCAAGGCCGCGGCGTAA
- a CDS encoding ANTAR domain-containing protein, with translation MPDAVVLRVADQASCIPDLLRIRKRPIVCIGPDHFETARAAFENGVGGWLSGPATPEAIATQVELAVRWFDQLESLTTEKNMLSQMIETRKLVERAKAIFMRRLNLDEPTAHKRLQQESQNRRIAIAELARRIIESDEILVGDSMPSPNQMN, from the coding sequence GTGCCCGACGCCGTCGTGCTTCGGGTGGCCGACCAGGCCAGTTGCATTCCTGACCTGCTTCGCATCCGCAAGCGGCCGATCGTTTGCATCGGACCAGACCACTTCGAAACGGCCCGGGCCGCGTTTGAGAATGGTGTCGGTGGCTGGCTAAGCGGGCCGGCGACGCCCGAGGCAATCGCGACCCAGGTGGAACTGGCGGTTCGCTGGTTCGATCAGCTGGAATCGCTGACCACCGAGAAGAACATGCTCTCGCAGATGATCGAGACGCGCAAGCTCGTCGAGCGCGCCAAGGCGATTTTCATGCGACGCCTGAACCTCGACGAGCCCACCGCTCACAAGCGCCTGCAGCAGGAAAGCCAGAACCGCCGAATCGCCATAGCGGAACTGGCGAGGCGCATCATCGAGTCGGATGAGATTCTGGTCGGTGACTCGATGCCGTCGCCGAATCAAATGAATTAG
- a CDS encoding NifU N-terminal domain-containing protein, with translation MDAVGFAVQEVQATPNPNAFKFILDRQIVAQPTSFLEAAAGQDHPIACRLFEVPGVNSVFMLGDFVTINKSSDARWADITPKVKKVLKQVD, from the coding sequence GTGGATGCGGTGGGATTTGCGGTGCAAGAAGTACAGGCTACGCCGAACCCGAACGCGTTCAAGTTCATTTTGGATCGCCAGATCGTGGCCCAGCCTACTAGTTTCCTCGAGGCGGCCGCGGGGCAAGATCATCCGATCGCCTGCAGATTATTCGAGGTTCCGGGCGTGAACAGCGTGTTCATGTTGGGGGATTTCGTCACGATCAACAAAAGTTCTGACGCGCGTTGGGCCGATATTACCCCGAAGGTGAAGAAGGTTCTGAAGCAAGTCGATTGA
- a CDS encoding Trm112 family protein produces MTPSSASSNIIDAELLTILRCPVTRSPLHQEGDFLIAEVGGLRYPVRDGIPVMLAEEAQLPPGVESLEAFKQQYQAGR; encoded by the coding sequence ATGACGCCGTCGTCCGCTTCGTCCAACATTATCGATGCCGAACTGCTGACCATCTTGCGCTGCCCGGTGACGCGCAGCCCGCTGCACCAGGAAGGCGACTTTCTGATCGCCGAGGTGGGTGGCCTGCGCTATCCCGTGCGCGATGGCATTCCGGTCATGCTCGCCGAGGAAGCGCAACTGCCGCCCGGCGTAGAGTCGCTGGAGGCGTTCAAACAGCAGTACCAGGCCGGGCGATAG
- a CDS encoding NERD domain-containing protein kinase family protein, with the protein MKVDHIPCGPYANESERAALENLLKRMRAHQAVERWVLLTNVLYSVDERAMPSEIDIVAVGTPGLFVIETKHWDRAFLNERKDVVQREAEKLHSKVQKIITAVRRIDPDYGFLGGTFLLTKEREALGGKRRPMVAQSTFFVQSEWQQMLNVGGPAMIADVTIDQFVKAIEPRTKAALTGEVSRLAGVAEMVLLTPKDDRFHRVYRGRDASRRKPVFVHLYDLSAHDGENAERIARRESELLQQFQVSPYVPRVMDTFREVPEYPGELYYFTMADPSAPSLSERAKDETWTTAQRTKFAAESFRALAELLQLGLVHRNISPQTLLVQGDGRPLLTGLHLAKVPDSVTVSPTASPSTDPFRAPELRSSSLALADRRSDVFSLAASLATVLRSAADPIGNAANDVLGRAMADDPAARPTAADAQRELALAAGERVEVPVPPARFWSEGQIVGFAGQDYRIESKLGSGGFGTTFRVVEVDRRNNEDFGSFVAKVIYEGDPAACALRAYKRVKPLSDHPSLALVFATAAEWEADRFVAVMKWIEGQHLGEWAGYVDPYAEEHQMGAEAMVLGWCDVLCDGLARLHQVGLVHGDVSPKNILLNKGRVVLTDYDTVCREGEARWTAGTPSFVPPGVQVGSPARPSDDLFSLAASLFRVTFDRSAFEHAGANLPERGACWAGIDREAWATFADFVDKATAPAAEQRFANAMAARAWLRDRLTPVIGVPALIGSATLEQALPTPDATAIATDGNGGTPSGGANLGSRESTGLPPRPPVDMTVLRPNEVPWLKQLLQTYPGGRYGNVETRGLDSDFAAQTYVETPLDAVLLEEIHARQARLVVLCGNAGDGKTAMLQHILNRLGLGHEPSSQRLRDGVLADGLRVRANLDGSAAYDGRNADELLDELFEPFQSGPPSDDVCHLLAVNDGRLLEWLESYEGRRGNRETWLTGRLRAVLEKEGVDEADGLRFIDLNVRSLVGGSDGNGVSHAFLDRLLDKMLGGGAADQLWSPCTTCSAKFHCPVKQSVDRLTGREGFAHDLVRRRTYAALQAVHQRGEVHITARELRGTLSYIFFGTHYCTEIHDNPDLPHYPDMAFWPLSPRRQGGVLRDLSLLDPALEAQPQIDRQLKLETLARSSGRQPSTQELASARRRAYFEWTDGRVAQVTNDLRSLGLHNGRYLSTFRDVAFMTPEQRAALCRDLCAGISRLEDLPPLVLRRTGRVPLKVSPRTPVESAFWVEKPLDRFELLTEPFVHTKGLETLHRHLRLIYHYAGTDGRTEVLLLNSDLFHLLMELRDGYQIADARSDDTFANLSIFTQRIAQEDERSINVWTPIEEDRVYEVRPAHHNDVQRLELVPEPREKQANA; encoded by the coding sequence ATGAAAGTCGATCACATTCCTTGCGGCCCGTACGCGAACGAGAGTGAACGAGCAGCACTTGAAAATCTTCTCAAGAGAATGCGGGCGCACCAAGCCGTGGAGCGGTGGGTGCTCCTAACCAACGTGCTCTATTCGGTTGACGAACGAGCCATGCCCTCGGAGATCGACATCGTCGCCGTCGGCACCCCGGGCTTGTTCGTCATCGAGACGAAGCACTGGGACCGCGCGTTCCTTAACGAGCGCAAAGATGTCGTGCAACGGGAAGCCGAGAAGCTGCACTCGAAGGTGCAGAAGATCATCACCGCCGTGCGAAGGATCGACCCCGACTACGGGTTCCTCGGCGGGACATTCCTACTAACGAAGGAGAGGGAAGCCCTCGGCGGCAAGCGGCGGCCGATGGTCGCCCAGAGCACGTTCTTCGTCCAGTCCGAATGGCAGCAGATGCTGAACGTCGGCGGGCCGGCGATGATCGCCGACGTGACGATCGATCAGTTCGTGAAGGCGATAGAGCCGCGGACTAAGGCCGCGCTTACGGGTGAAGTCAGCCGACTGGCCGGCGTCGCCGAGATGGTGCTACTCACGCCGAAGGACGATCGCTTTCACCGTGTCTACCGCGGCCGCGACGCATCTCGACGGAAGCCCGTGTTCGTACACCTGTACGACCTCTCGGCCCACGACGGCGAGAACGCAGAACGGATCGCACGGCGCGAGTCGGAACTGCTCCAGCAATTCCAAGTGTCGCCGTATGTGCCACGGGTCATGGACACCTTCCGCGAGGTGCCCGAGTACCCGGGCGAGCTGTACTACTTCACGATGGCCGACCCGAGCGCGCCCTCTCTGTCAGAGCGGGCGAAGGACGAGACGTGGACGACGGCGCAGCGGACGAAGTTCGCGGCCGAGAGCTTCCGGGCGTTGGCTGAGCTGCTGCAGCTCGGGCTCGTCCACCGCAACATTAGCCCGCAGACACTCCTCGTGCAGGGGGACGGCCGGCCGCTCCTGACCGGGCTGCACCTAGCAAAGGTCCCGGACAGCGTCACCGTGTCTCCGACAGCGAGCCCTAGCACCGATCCGTTCCGAGCGCCGGAACTCCGAAGCAGCTCGCTCGCGCTCGCGGACCGCCGGTCTGACGTCTTTTCGCTCGCCGCCTCGCTGGCAACGGTCTTGCGGTCGGCAGCCGACCCGATAGGCAATGCGGCCAACGACGTCCTCGGCCGGGCGATGGCCGATGACCCAGCTGCGCGTCCAACGGCGGCGGATGCGCAGCGCGAGCTGGCCTTGGCAGCCGGCGAGCGGGTTGAGGTCCCCGTTCCGCCTGCCCGTTTCTGGAGCGAAGGCCAGATCGTCGGGTTCGCCGGCCAAGACTACCGGATCGAATCCAAACTCGGTTCCGGCGGCTTCGGCACGACGTTCAGGGTTGTCGAGGTCGACCGCCGGAACAACGAGGACTTCGGGTCGTTCGTTGCAAAGGTGATCTATGAGGGCGACCCTGCAGCCTGCGCGCTGCGCGCCTATAAACGGGTCAAGCCGCTCAGTGACCACCCGTCACTGGCGCTGGTCTTCGCGACCGCGGCCGAATGGGAAGCCGACCGATTCGTCGCGGTGATGAAGTGGATCGAGGGGCAGCACCTTGGGGAGTGGGCGGGCTACGTCGATCCGTACGCCGAGGAACACCAGATGGGGGCTGAGGCCATGGTGCTCGGTTGGTGTGACGTTTTGTGCGACGGGCTCGCTCGATTGCACCAGGTCGGGCTGGTGCACGGTGACGTATCGCCGAAGAACATCCTTCTAAATAAGGGGCGGGTGGTTCTAACGGACTACGACACGGTGTGCCGCGAAGGGGAGGCGCGGTGGACAGCAGGGACGCCGTCGTTCGTCCCTCCCGGCGTTCAAGTCGGCAGCCCCGCCCGACCGTCGGACGACCTTTTCTCACTGGCGGCGTCGCTCTTCCGCGTCACGTTCGACCGGTCCGCTTTTGAGCATGCGGGGGCAAACCTCCCAGAGCGAGGCGCGTGTTGGGCCGGCATCGACCGGGAGGCCTGGGCGACGTTCGCGGATTTTGTCGACAAGGCGACCGCGCCCGCGGCCGAACAACGCTTCGCAAACGCGATGGCGGCACGGGCATGGCTGCGGGACCGTCTTACGCCGGTTATTGGCGTGCCGGCTTTGATTGGCTCAGCAACGCTCGAACAAGCCTTGCCCACGCCCGACGCCACCGCGATCGCCACCGACGGTAACGGCGGCACACCGAGCGGCGGCGCGAACTTGGGCTCGAGGGAGTCAACCGGGCTACCGCCGCGCCCGCCGGTCGACATGACCGTACTGCGGCCCAACGAGGTCCCCTGGCTCAAGCAGTTGCTCCAGACATACCCAGGGGGCCGCTACGGAAACGTCGAGACGCGGGGGCTCGACTCGGATTTCGCCGCACAGACGTATGTCGAGACGCCGCTCGACGCTGTGTTGTTGGAGGAGATCCATGCACGGCAGGCCCGTCTTGTGGTGCTGTGCGGCAACGCGGGCGACGGCAAGACCGCCATGCTACAGCACATCCTTAATCGGCTCGGGCTCGGCCATGAGCCCAGTTCACAGCGGCTAAGGGACGGGGTACTAGCGGATGGACTGCGGGTAAGGGCGAACCTCGATGGGTCGGCAGCGTACGACGGGCGGAACGCAGACGAATTGCTGGACGAGCTGTTCGAGCCGTTCCAGTCCGGCCCTCCATCCGACGACGTGTGCCACCTTCTGGCAGTGAACGACGGCCGACTGCTGGAGTGGCTGGAGAGCTACGAAGGGCGTCGCGGAAACCGAGAGACCTGGCTGACAGGGCGACTGAGGGCCGTATTGGAGAAGGAAGGGGTGGACGAGGCGGACGGTCTCCGGTTCATCGATCTCAATGTGCGTTCGCTCGTCGGCGGCTCAGACGGCAACGGAGTGTCGCACGCGTTCCTTGACCGGCTGCTCGACAAGATGCTGGGCGGCGGCGCGGCGGACCAATTGTGGTCGCCGTGCACCACCTGCAGTGCTAAATTTCACTGCCCCGTCAAACAGTCGGTGGACCGGTTGACCGGTCGGGAGGGGTTCGCTCACGACCTTGTGCGGCGGCGTACCTACGCTGCGCTACAAGCGGTCCACCAGCGGGGCGAAGTCCATATTACCGCACGCGAGCTGCGGGGCACGCTCAGCTACATCTTCTTCGGGACCCATTACTGTACGGAGATCCACGACAACCCGGACCTCCCGCACTACCCGGATATGGCGTTCTGGCCGCTGTCGCCGCGTCGCCAGGGCGGCGTGCTCCGTGACCTCTCGCTTCTCGACCCGGCGCTCGAAGCTCAACCGCAGATCGACCGACAACTGAAGCTGGAGACATTGGCACGGTCGTCCGGACGGCAGCCGTCGACCCAGGAGCTAGCATCCGCGCGCCGCCGCGCTTACTTCGAGTGGACGGACGGGCGTGTCGCCCAAGTAACGAATGACCTACGTTCGCTCGGACTACATAACGGCCGGTATCTCTCGACCTTCCGCGATGTAGCGTTCATGACTCCGGAACAGCGGGCAGCACTCTGCCGCGATCTGTGCGCGGGTATCTCCCGCCTTGAGGACCTGCCGCCGTTGGTGCTTCGACGCACTGGGCGAGTCCCCTTGAAGGTCTCTCCCCGCACGCCGGTCGAGAGCGCGTTCTGGGTGGAAAAGCCCCTCGACCGTTTCGAGCTACTGACCGAGCCTTTTGTGCACACGAAGGGGTTAGAAACGCTACACCGGCACCTCCGCCTGATCTATCACTATGCGGGTACCGATGGTCGGACCGAGGTGCTTCTGCTCAACAGCGACCTGTTCCACCTGCTAATGGAACTCCGGGACGGCTACCAGATTGCGGACGCGAGAAGCGACGACACGTTCGCGAACCTGTCGATCTTTACGCAACGGATCGCACAGGAGGATGAGCGTTCAATAAATGTTTGGACGCCGATTGAAGAAGACCGGGTGTACGAGGTGCGGCCCGCGCACCACAATGATGTACAGCGACTAGAATTGGTCCCAGAGCCACGGGAGAAGCAAGCAAATGCCTAA
- a CDS encoding bL35 family ribosomal protein, whose translation MAYKFKPSKSVAKRFRVTKTGKLKHSHTMNSHLRSGRTGSLKRRLGRPAVLAESLARGMRKFMGISRLKPAKIAAEREIAANAQPVTE comes from the coding sequence ATGGCTTACAAGTTCAAGCCGAGCAAGAGCGTTGCCAAGCGGTTCCGTGTGACGAAGACGGGCAAGCTGAAGCACAGCCACACGATGAACTCGCACTTGCGTTCCGGCCGCACCGGCAGCCTCAAGCGTCGCCTCGGCCGTCCGGCCGTGCTGGCCGAGAGCCTGGCCCGCGGCATGCGCAAGTTCATGGGCATCAGCAGGTTGAAGCCCGCCAAGATCGCCGCCGAGCGCGAGATCGCGGCCAACGCCCAGCCGGTCACTGAGTAA